A single genomic interval of Tindallia californiensis harbors:
- the fusA gene encoding elongation factor G — translation MAHIDAGKTTTTERILYYAGRIRKLGETHDGASQMDWMEQEKERGITITSAATTCEWQDHRINIIDTPGHVDFTVEVERSLRVLDGAVAVFCAKGGVEPQSETVWRQADKYKVPRMAFVNKMDIMGADFYHAVDMMKERLNANAIPIQLPIGKEADFEGIVDLVKMKATIYEDDLGKKTRIEEIPEDMKAKADEYREQLLEAVAETDEELMMKYLEGESLTEEEIMKGLRAGTVTTKITPVLCGSSYKNRGVPILLDYIVELMPSPLDVESIQGMSVDGEAEIERHADDDEPFAALAFKIMSDPYVGKLAFFRVYSGVLKSGSYVYNPIKGKRERVGRILQMHANSREEVDEVYAGDIAAAVGLKDTSTGDTLCDVDNQVILESMEFPEPVISVAIEPKTKAGQDKMGIALQKLAEEDPTFRTYTDHETGQTIIEGMGELHLEIIVDRMLREFKVEANVGKPQVSYKETITEEIEVETKYARQSGGKGQYGHVKIRMSPQEPGFGYEFENKIVGGAIPKEYIPAVDQGIQESKRNGVMAGYEVVDFKVVLYDGSYHEVDSSEMAFKIAGSMAFKDAMKKAKPVLLEPYMRVEVVTPEEYMGDVIGDINSRRGKIEGMDPRPGGVQVIRSFVPLSEMFGYATDLRSKSQGRANYSMHFDHFEQVPTSIAEKIMKP, via the coding sequence ATGGCTCATATTGATGCGGGAAAAACCACGACGACAGAACGAATTCTGTACTATGCGGGCCGCATTCGAAAGCTTGGCGAAACACATGATGGTGCATCGCAGATGGATTGGATGGAGCAGGAAAAAGAAAGAGGAATCACCATTACATCAGCCGCTACCACTTGTGAATGGCAAGATCATAGAATAAATATTATAGATACACCAGGACACGTTGATTTTACGGTGGAAGTCGAAAGATCTCTAAGGGTTTTGGATGGTGCTGTGGCTGTATTTTGTGCAAAAGGTGGAGTAGAACCACAATCAGAAACGGTATGGCGACAAGCGGATAAATACAAAGTGCCAAGGATGGCGTTTGTTAACAAAATGGATATTATGGGTGCTGACTTTTATCACGCGGTTGATATGATGAAAGAGAGACTAAATGCTAATGCAATACCAATACAATTACCCATAGGAAAAGAAGCGGACTTTGAAGGTATTGTTGATTTAGTTAAAATGAAAGCAACGATTTACGAAGATGATTTAGGGAAAAAAACAAGAATCGAAGAAATTCCAGAAGATATGAAAGCGAAAGCTGATGAATATCGGGAGCAATTGCTGGAAGCCGTAGCAGAAACAGACGAAGAATTGATGATGAAATATCTTGAAGGTGAATCCCTGACAGAAGAAGAAATCATGAAAGGTCTTCGAGCTGGAACCGTAACTACTAAAATTACACCAGTGCTATGTGGTTCTTCCTATAAAAACAGAGGGGTTCCAATATTACTTGATTATATTGTTGAACTTATGCCTTCGCCTCTTGATGTAGAATCCATACAAGGGATGTCTGTTGACGGTGAAGCTGAAATCGAGCGTCATGCAGATGACGATGAACCCTTTGCGGCGTTAGCCTTCAAAATAATGTCAGATCCATACGTGGGAAAACTAGCCTTCTTCAGAGTTTATTCAGGTGTTTTGAAATCTGGTTCTTATGTATACAACCCTATCAAGGGTAAAAGAGAAAGAGTAGGACGGATTCTTCAAATGCATGCAAACTCCAGAGAAGAAGTTGATGAAGTGTATGCAGGAGATATCGCTGCTGCTGTTGGGCTTAAAGATACCAGTACTGGTGATACTTTATGCGATGTAGATAATCAAGTTATCTTGGAGTCGATGGAGTTTCCGGAGCCGGTAATCTCAGTTGCTATTGAACCAAAGACAAAAGCGGGTCAGGACAAAATGGGGATTGCTCTTCAAAAATTAGCAGAAGAAGATCCCACATTCCGAACCTACACGGACCATGAAACAGGCCAAACCATTATTGAAGGAATGGGCGAGCTACATCTTGAGATTATTGTTGATAGAATGCTACGTGAATTCAAAGTGGAAGCGAATGTAGGCAAGCCACAGGTATCCTACAAAGAAACGATTACGGAAGAAATAGAAGTGGAAACAAAATATGCTCGTCAATCTGGTGGTAAAGGGCAATATGGACATGTTAAAATTAGAATGTCACCACAGGAACCGGGCTTTGGTTATGAATTTGAAAACAAAATTGTTGGAGGAGCTATCCCTAAAGAATATATCCCAGCTGTTGATCAAGGTATTCAGGAAAGCAAAAGAAATGGTGTTATGGCTGGATACGAGGTTGTGGATTTCAAAGTTGTACTTTATGATGGTTCCTACCATGAAGTGGATTCATCCGAAATGGCGTTTAAGATAGCTGGATCCATGGCATTCAAGGATGCGATGAAAAAAGCAAAGCCAGTACTTCTGGAACCATATATGCGGGTAGAGGTTGTGACACCGGAAGAGTACATGGGCGACGTCATTGGTGATATCAACTCAAGAAGAGGAAAAATCGAAGGTATGGACCCTCGACCAGGTGGAGTTCAGGTTATCAGAAGCTTTGTGCCTCTCTCTGAGATGTTTGGATATGCAACAGATTTGCGTTCGAAATCTCAAGGTCGTGCAAACTACTCCATGCATTTTGATCATTTTGAGCAAGTACCTACCAGCATTGCGGAAAAAATAATGAAACCATAG
- a CDS encoding GTP-binding protein has translation MAKEKFERSKTHVNIGTIGHVDHGKTTLT, from the coding sequence ATGGCAAAGGAAAAATTTGAAAGAAGTAAAACACACGTAAACATAGGAACAATAGGGCACGTAGACCATGGTAAAACTACGTTAAC
- a CDS encoding ribosomal L7Ae/L30e/S12e/Gadd45 family protein, with amino-acid sequence MLEELQHEKIIIGIKQVSRSIREGDQILKIYLAQDADSSILEKIDTLAKQHSIEIVPVDSRKKLGRNCGIDVGATVVAVQK; translated from the coding sequence GTGTTGGAGGAACTTCAGCATGAGAAAATCATCATTGGGATAAAACAAGTTTCACGAAGCATTCGTGAAGGAGATCAAATTCTTAAGATTTATTTAGCTCAAGACGCTGATAGCAGCATACTAGAAAAAATTGACACCTTGGCAAAGCAGCACTCAATAGAAATTGTTCCTGTAGATAGTCGGAAAAAACTAGGCAGGAACTGTGGGATTGATGTGGGAGCAACCGTTGTTGCGGTTCAAAAATAG
- the rpsL gene encoding 30S ribosomal protein S12 has translation MPTINQLVRKGRKVEQEKSDSPALLKGFNSLQRKSTNISAPQKRGVCVSVKTVTPKKPNSALRKVARVRLTNQIEVSAYIPGSGHNLQEHSVVLIRGGRVKDLPGVRYHVVRGSLDTAGVADRMQGRSKYGAKRPKKK, from the coding sequence ATGCCAACGATTAATCAGCTGGTTAGAAAAGGCCGAAAAGTAGAGCAGGAAAAATCTGACTCTCCTGCATTGCTAAAAGGATTTAACTCTCTTCAGAGAAAATCAACAAACATTAGTGCTCCACAAAAACGTGGCGTATGTGTTTCTGTAAAAACAGTAACGCCTAAAAAACCAAACTCAGCTCTTAGAAAAGTAGCTAGAGTTCGTCTGACAAACCAAATAGAGGTATCCGCCTATATCCCAGGTTCAGGTCATAACCTGCAGGAGCATAGTGTAGTCCTTATTCGTGGAGGTAGAGTAAAAGACCTTCCAGGGGTAAGATACCATGTTGTCAGAGGATCCCTTGATACAGCAGGTGTTGCTGACAGAATGCAAGGTAGATCCAAATATGGAGCGAAACGTCCAAAGAAAAAATAA
- the rpoC gene encoding DNA-directed RNA polymerase subunit beta': MFELNNFKSIRISLAAPDKIRQWSRGEVKKPETINYRTLKPEKEGLFCEKIFGPTKDWECHCGKYKRVRYKGIICDRCGVEVTKSKVRRDRMGHIELAAPVSHIWYFKGIPSRMGLLLDMSPRSLEKVLYFAAYVVTDAGESHLTHKQILTEKEFAEAMEHARKTGNYFKASMGAEAIKVLLSQIDLEELNEELRQRLADSSGQKRVRTIRRLEVVDAFRKSGNDPEWMIMDVVPVIPPDLRPMVQLDGGRFATSDLNDLYRRVINRNNRLKRLLDLGAPDIIVRNEKRMLQESVDALIDNGRRGKPVTGPGNRPLKSLSDMLKGKQGRFRQNLLGKRVDYSGRSVIVVGPELAFHQCGLPKKMALELFKPFVMKNLVAQGHAHNIKSAKRMVEKVRPEVWDVLEEVIKNHPVLLNRAPTLHRLGIQAFEPILVEGKAIKLHPLVCTAYNADFDGDQMAVHVPLSDSAQEEARNLMLSPNNILAPKDGQPITTPTQDMVLGTYYLTVEIPDSQGEGMYFKDYEEMLMAYYTGKVNLHARVKVRFKQDSGQENHTVESTVGRFIFNESIPQDLGFVDRNKDPHGLEIDFVCDKKALGRIISKCFRKHGNYATAKMLDYIKFMGFKYSTKGAITIAVSDMEVPKEKAELIKEAEERVDQYEKVFRRGLISDDERYEKVMNVWEETTGKVTDALMEGLDTMNNVFIMAQSGARGSKNQIRQLGGMRGLMSNASGHTVEVPIKSNFREGLTVLEYFISTHGARKGLADTALRTADSGYLTRRLVDVSQDVIIREDDCGTDEGITVEAFKDGKEIIEELYDRLVGRYLLEDAIDTKTGAVILERGKMVLEEDAEAMIEAGIEKIKIRSILNCKTKHGICKVCYGRNLATGKQVEVGEAVGIIAAQSIGEPGTQLTMRTFHTGGVAGADITQGLPRVEELFEARKPKGLAIISEIDGSVTVQENKKKREVFVRNGEEEKEYEIPYGSRIKVRDGQWIEAADEITEGSVNPHDILKIKGVIGVQNYIIKEVQRVYRLQGVDINDKHIEVIVRQMLSKTKIEEDPQAAMLPGALESIYTIDEMNALREKEGTEEVKGRRVLLGITKASLATESFLSAASFQETTRVLTEAAIKGKEDFLIGLKENVIIGKLIPAGTGMKKYKNIALDMENDVGAIEQLAEPELAVADE, encoded by the coding sequence TTGTTTGAATTAAATAATTTTAAGTCGATCCGAATCTCGCTGGCTGCACCAGACAAAATTCGTCAATGGTCCAGAGGTGAAGTGAAAAAGCCGGAAACCATCAATTACCGTACATTAAAACCTGAAAAAGAAGGATTGTTTTGTGAAAAAATATTCGGACCTACAAAAGACTGGGAATGTCATTGTGGTAAATATAAGCGAGTAAGGTATAAAGGCATTATTTGTGATCGTTGCGGTGTCGAAGTTACAAAGTCGAAGGTTCGTAGGGATCGGATGGGTCATATAGAACTGGCAGCACCTGTTTCTCATATTTGGTACTTCAAAGGAATTCCCAGCAGAATGGGCCTTTTGTTAGATATGTCTCCCAGATCATTGGAAAAGGTTCTGTACTTCGCCGCCTACGTGGTGACGGACGCTGGAGAAAGCCATTTAACCCATAAACAAATATTAACAGAAAAAGAATTTGCGGAAGCGATGGAACACGCTAGAAAAACGGGTAATTATTTCAAAGCTTCAATGGGTGCGGAGGCAATTAAAGTACTTTTAAGCCAAATTGATTTAGAAGAATTAAATGAAGAGCTAAGGCAAAGACTTGCGGATAGTTCGGGTCAAAAAAGAGTAAGAACCATTAGACGCCTGGAAGTAGTGGATGCGTTTCGCAAATCAGGCAACGATCCTGAATGGATGATAATGGATGTTGTTCCGGTCATTCCTCCAGATTTAAGACCGATGGTTCAACTGGATGGCGGAAGGTTTGCAACTTCGGATCTAAATGATCTGTATCGGCGAGTGATTAACAGGAATAATAGATTGAAGCGATTACTGGACTTAGGTGCTCCGGATATTATTGTTCGTAATGAAAAGAGGATGCTGCAAGAGTCAGTTGATGCGCTGATAGATAATGGACGAAGAGGAAAACCGGTAACAGGACCGGGGAATAGACCCTTGAAATCCTTATCCGATATGTTGAAGGGAAAACAGGGACGATTCCGGCAAAACTTGCTAGGAAAGCGAGTTGACTACTCAGGGAGATCGGTTATCGTTGTAGGACCTGAACTGGCATTTCATCAGTGCGGACTTCCGAAAAAAATGGCATTAGAACTGTTTAAGCCGTTTGTAATGAAAAATTTGGTTGCTCAAGGCCATGCACATAATATTAAAAGCGCTAAGCGAATGGTAGAAAAAGTGCGACCTGAGGTATGGGATGTCTTGGAAGAAGTTATAAAAAACCATCCGGTACTTTTGAATAGAGCGCCTACCTTGCATCGCCTTGGGATTCAAGCTTTTGAGCCGATTTTAGTGGAAGGGAAAGCTATTAAATTGCATCCTTTAGTGTGTACAGCCTATAATGCTGACTTTGATGGAGATCAAATGGCCGTTCACGTTCCGCTTTCTGATTCAGCACAGGAAGAGGCGAGAAACTTAATGCTTTCTCCCAATAATATCCTCGCACCTAAAGATGGACAACCGATCACCACGCCAACCCAGGATATGGTACTGGGGACATATTACCTAACGGTTGAAATTCCAGACAGTCAGGGAGAAGGGATGTATTTCAAGGATTACGAAGAAATGCTGATGGCATACTACACTGGCAAGGTGAATCTTCATGCAAGAGTTAAGGTTCGATTTAAGCAAGATAGCGGACAAGAAAACCACACAGTAGAGAGTACAGTTGGTAGGTTTATCTTCAACGAAAGTATACCTCAAGATTTAGGGTTTGTTGATCGGAACAAAGATCCTCACGGACTTGAAATTGACTTTGTTTGCGATAAAAAGGCCTTGGGACGAATCATATCAAAGTGTTTCAGAAAACACGGAAACTATGCTACGGCAAAAATGCTGGACTATATTAAGTTTATGGGATTCAAATACTCTACCAAAGGTGCGATCACCATAGCTGTTTCAGATATGGAAGTACCGAAGGAAAAAGCTGAACTTATTAAAGAAGCTGAAGAAAGAGTAGACCAATATGAAAAAGTCTTCAGGAGAGGTCTGATCTCTGACGACGAACGCTATGAAAAGGTTATGAATGTTTGGGAAGAAACTACGGGCAAAGTTACTGATGCGCTTATGGAAGGTTTAGACACCATGAACAACGTCTTCATTATGGCACAATCTGGTGCCCGTGGAAGCAAAAACCAGATTCGACAGCTGGGAGGTATGCGTGGTCTCATGTCCAATGCCAGTGGACATACAGTAGAAGTTCCGATTAAATCAAACTTCCGAGAAGGTCTAACCGTACTGGAATACTTTATATCAACTCATGGTGCCAGAAAAGGGTTGGCAGATACAGCCCTCAGAACAGCAGATTCTGGATACTTGACTAGAAGGCTGGTTGATGTCAGTCAGGATGTTATTATAAGAGAAGATGATTGTGGTACAGATGAGGGCATTACGGTTGAAGCGTTTAAGGACGGAAAAGAGATAATAGAAGAGCTGTACGACAGACTTGTTGGAAGGTATTTGCTTGAAGATGCCATCGACACAAAAACCGGTGCTGTCATCCTTGAAAGAGGAAAAATGGTACTGGAAGAAGATGCAGAAGCCATGATAGAAGCAGGTATTGAAAAAATTAAAATCCGATCAATTCTTAACTGCAAGACAAAGCACGGAATATGTAAAGTTTGTTACGGGAGAAATCTAGCAACCGGAAAACAGGTAGAGGTGGGGGAAGCGGTAGGAATTATTGCCGCCCAATCTATTGGAGAACCGGGAACTCAACTGACCATGAGGACATTCCATACTGGCGGAGTAGCCGGAGCTGATATCACACAAGGTCTTCCGAGGGTTGAGGAGCTTTTTGAAGCGAGAAAACCTAAAGGATTGGCTATTATAAGTGAGATTGATGGTTCTGTTACGGTACAAGAGAATAAAAAGAAACGAGAAGTCTTTGTTAGGAATGGAGAAGAAGAGAAAGAATACGAAATTCCTTACGGTTCAAGGATTAAAGTTCGTGATGGACAATGGATTGAAGCGGCTGATGAAATCACCGAAGGATCTGTTAATCCTCATGATATCCTAAAAATAAAAGGCGTAATCGGTGTACAGAACTACATTATTAAAGAAGTTCAAAGGGTATATCGATTACAAGGGGTAGATATTAACGATAAGCACATAGAAGTAATTGTGCGTCAGATGTTATCCAAAACAAAAATAGAGGAAGATCCGCAGGCTGCTATGCTTCCTGGAGCTTTAGAAAGTATATACACAATAGACGAAATGAATGCTTTGCGCGAAAAAGAAGGAACAGAGGAAGTAAAGGGGAGAAGGGTGTTGCTGGGAATCACAAAAGCCTCTTTAGCGACAGAATCCTTCTTGTCTGCAGCATCTTTCCAGGAAACGACGAGAGTGCTTACGGAAGCGGCTATCAAAGGGAAAGAGGATTTCCTGATAGGATTAAAAGAAAATGTTATTATAGGAAAGCTGATTCCAGCAGGTACAGGGATGAAAAAATACAAAAACATTGCTCTGGATATGGAAAATGATGTTGGAGCGATAGAACAATTAGCAGAACCAGAATTAGCTGTAGCGGATGAATAA
- the rpsG gene encoding 30S ribosomal protein S7, translated as MPRKGSAPKRVALPDPIYGSKVVTKLINSIMLDGKKGTAQKIVYGAFENIKETTGEDPTEVFEKAMNNIMPVLEVKARRVGGANYQVPVEVRPERRQTLGIRWLAKYTKARSEKTMKERLAKEIMDAANNMGGAVKKKEDTHKMAEANKAFAHYRW; from the coding sequence GTGCCGAGAAAAGGAAGTGCACCCAAAAGGGTGGCATTGCCGGACCCGATATACGGAAGCAAAGTCGTTACAAAGCTTATCAACAGCATTATGTTAGATGGCAAAAAAGGAACGGCTCAGAAAATTGTATATGGTGCCTTTGAAAATATCAAAGAAACTACCGGTGAAGACCCAACAGAAGTATTTGAAAAAGCAATGAACAACATTATGCCTGTGCTGGAAGTTAAGGCTAGACGTGTAGGTGGTGCAAACTACCAGGTTCCAGTAGAAGTTAGACCAGAAAGAAGACAAACCTTGGGAATAAGATGGTTAGCAAAATACACCAAGGCTAGAAGTGAAAAGACAATGAAAGAAAGACTTGCGAAAGAAATCATGGATGCTGCTAACAATATGGGCGGAGCCGTTAAGAAGAAAGAAGATACACATAAAATGGCAGAAGCAAACAAAGCATTTGCCCACTATCGCTGGTAA